One window of Candidatus Wallbacteria bacterium genomic DNA carries:
- a CDS encoding adenosine deaminase: MITTRSFVSFLESGDISGLRSVPKSDLHNHGIYGGNQDYIRRKTGAHLKLESSLNGLTGMAGWCDTHLKPLYRDVEGLLLLFESAFIQAAEDGVTRLEMSLDSKYAGFFGGNCQGYVDAIRKLHQEFAPQIDFRPEIGINRCLPTAELYPAVKKFIDTGYFKSIDLYGDEFARLVENFKEIYRMAGEKGLKLKAHVGEAGTAEDIVRAVEVLNLTEIQHGIAAATSEKVMDFLAERSVQLNICPESNITLGYSSDYTTPARILFDNGVRITINTDDCLIFGKGLSEQYLKLYQSGTFSAADLDSIRLNGLNSRQ, translated from the coding sequence ATGATTACAACCCGTTCCTTTGTTTCATTTCTGGAGTCAGGGGATATCTCAGGCCTTCGCAGCGTGCCTAAAAGCGATCTCCACAATCACGGTATTTACGGCGGGAACCAGGATTATATCCGCAGGAAAACAGGCGCGCATTTAAAACTAGAATCCAGTCTCAACGGCCTGACCGGAATGGCCGGATGGTGCGATACGCACCTGAAGCCTCTCTATCGGGATGTGGAAGGGCTCCTGCTTCTGTTCGAATCGGCTTTTATCCAGGCCGCGGAAGACGGTGTGACCAGACTGGAGATGAGCCTGGACTCAAAATATGCCGGATTTTTCGGCGGAAACTGTCAGGGGTACGTTGACGCCATCAGGAAGCTCCACCAGGAATTCGCTCCTCAGATCGATTTCAGGCCTGAAATAGGCATCAACCGGTGTCTGCCCACTGCCGAACTTTATCCGGCAGTAAAGAAATTCATCGACACCGGGTATTTCAAATCAATCGACCTCTATGGGGATGAATTCGCCCGGCTGGTTGAGAATTTCAAGGAAATCTACCGGATGGCCGGGGAAAAAGGGCTCAAACTCAAGGCGCATGTCGGAGAGGCAGGCACAGCTGAGGACATTGTCAGGGCAGTTGAGGTCCTGAACCTGACTGAAATACAGCATGGCATAGCAGCAGCCACGTCAGAAAAAGTGATGGATTTCCTGGCCGAGCGTTCAGTGCAGCTCAACATCTGCCCGGAAAGCAATATCACGCTTGGTTATTCCTCTGATTACACCACTCCTGCCCGAATTTTATTCGACAATGGAGTCAGGATCACAATCAACACCGACGACTGCCTGATATTCGGCAAAGGCTTGAGTGAACAGTACCTGAAACTATACCAGAGCGGGACATTCTCCGCTGCAGATCTGGACAGCATAAGGCTGAACGGGCTGAATTCCCGGCAATGA
- a CDS encoding cytidine deaminase translates to MKLASGDRKLIQEAINVIIRSRPVRLKDTGDVGAALITPEGNVYSGVCLGFQCGIGTCGEYQAIGAMISGGEKVIRAIVAVWFDDKTGRYQVIPPCGKCRETISQICRENRNTEVIISESEKVKLSELLPHPWEYIMEKGPDSE, encoded by the coding sequence ATGAAACTGGCATCAGGAGACAGAAAACTGATTCAGGAAGCGATCAATGTCATAATCAGGTCCAGGCCGGTCCGTCTCAAGGATACCGGCGACGTAGGAGCCGCACTGATCACCCCGGAAGGTAATGTTTACAGCGGCGTCTGCCTGGGCTTTCAGTGCGGCATCGGAACCTGCGGGGAGTATCAGGCCATCGGGGCCATGATCTCCGGCGGGGAAAAGGTAATCAGAGCTATAGTCGCGGTATGGTTTGACGATAAAACAGGCAGGTATCAGGTGATCCCGCCCTGCGGAAAATGCAGGGAGACGATCAGCCAGATCTGCAGGGAAAACAGGAACACAGAGGTGATCATCTCCGAATCGGAAAAAGTGAAGCTCAGCGAGCTGCTTCCCCATCCCTGGGAATATATCATGGAAAAAGGTCCTGATTCTGAGTAA